The proteins below are encoded in one region of Terriglobales bacterium:
- the rpmD gene encoding 50S ribosomal protein L30 has protein sequence MAGKKTMKLKWVRSMAQAPVKHKLVIKGLGFTRLNQVIEREDTPSIRGMVAKVPHLVEYVK, from the coding sequence ATGGCCGGGAAGAAAACGATGAAACTGAAGTGGGTGCGCTCCATGGCGCAGGCACCGGTGAAGCACAAGCTGGTGATCAAGGGACTCGGGTTTACCCGCCTGAACCAGGTGATCGAGCGTGAAGACACGCCGTCGATCCGTGGCATGGTGGCGAAGGTTCCGCACCTGGTCGAGTACGTAAAGTAG
- the rplO gene encoding 50S ribosomal protein L15, translating into MAYNLSTIRAPKKANEKRKRVGRGMGSGMGKTSTRGHKGQGSRSGSSTMRGFEGGQMPLHRRLPKRGFTNIFRTEYQVINVADLAGLGESEITPEVLKKARLIKGKDALIKVLGDGELKSAITVHAHKFSKTAQEKITKAGGKAEILQ; encoded by the coding sequence ATGGCATATAACTTATCGACGATTCGAGCACCAAAGAAGGCGAACGAGAAGCGCAAACGCGTCGGCCGTGGTATGGGCTCCGGCATGGGCAAGACCTCGACCCGTGGCCACAAGGGACAGGGTTCCCGCAGCGGTTCCAGCACCATGCGCGGATTTGAAGGCGGCCAGATGCCCCTTCATCGCCGCTTGCCCAAGCGCGGCTTCACCAATATTTTCCGTACCGAATACCAGGTGATCAACGTTGCCGACCTGGCGGGCCTCGGCGAGTCTGAGATCACGCCTGAAGTACTTAAGAAGGCACGCCTGATTAAGGGTAAGGATGCATTGATCAAAGTCCTCGGAGATGGTGAACTAAAGAGCGCCATCACCGTGCATGCACATAAGTTTTCGAAGACGGCCCAGGAGAAGATCACCAAGGCCGGCGGGAAAGCCGAAATCCTTCAATAA
- the rpsE gene encoding 30S ribosomal protein S5 → MPSIKKKLDAGNYNLKDQVVSINRVTKVVKGGKNLSFSALVVVGDPSAGVVGYGSGKAKEVPMAIRKGIESAKKNLVRVNLTQTTIPHLALGRYGSGKVLLKPAPEGTGVIAGGAVRAVMTSAGIQNVLTKSIGTTNPHNVIKATFDALVQLRDRSEVAALRGKAVEEL, encoded by the coding sequence ATGCCATCAATTAAGAAGAAGCTTGACGCGGGGAACTACAACCTGAAAGACCAGGTGGTTTCCATCAATCGCGTGACGAAAGTGGTAAAAGGCGGCAAGAACCTGTCGTTCTCGGCGCTCGTCGTGGTGGGCGATCCGAGTGCGGGCGTGGTCGGCTACGGTTCGGGCAAGGCGAAAGAAGTCCCGATGGCGATTCGCAAGGGCATCGAGTCGGCGAAGAAGAACCTGGTCCGCGTCAATCTGACGCAGACGACCATTCCTCACCTCGCCCTCGGACGCTATGGTTCCGGCAAAGTGTTGCTGAAGCCCGCTCCCGAAGGAACCGGCGTCATCGCCGGCGGCGCGGTGCGCGCGGTCATGACTTCGGCTGGGATCCAGAACGTCCTTACGAAGTCGATTGGAACCACCAACCCGCATAACGTGATCAAGGCCACCTTCGACGCCCTGGTACAGCTCCGTGACCGCAGCGAAGTGGCGGCCCTGCGCGGCAAAGCCGTGGAGGAACTCTAA